One segment of Synchiropus splendidus isolate RoL2022-P1 chromosome 4, RoL_Sspl_1.0, whole genome shotgun sequence DNA contains the following:
- the rxrba gene encoding retinoic acid receptor RXR-beta-A isoform X2 — MGDSRDCRSPDSSSVSSPPSGQRSPPLAASAATSMTSLPPITTAGVNSPISSIGSPFSVISSSLGSPCLPGTPSVGYGPISSPQINSTVSMSGLHAVSSSDDVKPPLGLKQLSSHSPGPMLSQKRLCSICGDRSSGKHYGVYSCEGCKGFFKRTVRKDLTYTCRDNKDCMVDKRQRNRCQYCRYQKCLAMGMKREVAKMNDRSVQEERQRNKEREGEVESTSAVNEEMPVEKILDAEMAVEQKTELHADGSSGGSSVSGEPNDPVTNICQAADKQLFTLVEWAKRIPHFSELPLDDQVILLRAGWNELLIASFSHRSISVKDGILLATGLHVHRNSAHSAGVGAIFDRAHNAEVGALFDRVLTELVSKMRDMQMDKTELGCLRAIILFNPDAKGLSNPSEVELLRERVYASLETYCKQKYPDQQGRFAKLLLRLPALRSIGLKCLEHLFFFKLIGDTPIDTFLMEMLEAPHQLT, encoded by the exons ATGGGAGACAGTAGAG aTTGCCGCAGCCCGGACAGCTCGTCCGTGTCCTCCCCTCCCTCAGGCCAGCGCTCCCCTCCTCTGGCTGCGTCAGCAGCCACCTCCATGACCTCACTGCCTCCAATAACCACGGCTGGCGTCAACAGCCCCATCAGTAGTATCGGCTCCCCCTTCTCTGTCATCAGCTCGTCGCTGGGTTCACCTTGTCTGCCTGGAACCCCGTCGGTGGGCTATGGCCCCATTAGCAGCCCGCAG ATTAACTCCACCGTCTCCATGTCTGGACTTCATGCCGTGAGCAGCTCAGATGATGTGAAACCGCCGCTAGGATTGAAACAACTCTCCTCTCATAGTCCAGGACCGATGCTTTCCCAAAAACGCCTTTGCTCCATCTGCGGCGACAGATCCTCTG GAAAGCATTACGGAGTCTACAGCTGCGAGGGCTGCAAAGGTTTCTTCAAGAGGACGGTTCGGAAAGACTTGACCTACACCTGTAGAGACAATAAAGACTGTATGGTGGACAAGAGACAGAGGAACCGCTGTCAGTACTGCCGCTACCAGAAATGTTTGGCAATGGGCATGAAGAGAGAAG TGGCCAAGATGAACGACAGAT CTGTccaggaggagaggcagaggaacaAGGAGCGCGAAGGTGAGGTGGAGTCCACCAGTGCAGTTAATGAGGAGATGCCCGTGGAAAAGATTTTGGACGCTGAGATGGCAGTGGAGCAGAAGACAGAGCTCCATGCGGACGGAAGTTCGGGTGGAAGCTCTGTAAGTGGGGAG CCCAACGACCCAGTTACCAACATCTGTCAGGCCGCTGACAAGCAGCTCTTCACTCTGGTGGAGTGGGCCAAGAGGATCCCCCATTTCTCAGAGCTGCCGCTGGACGACCAGGTCATCCTGTTGCGTGCAG GATGGAATGAACTCCTTATTGCCTCCTTCTCCCATCGCTCCATCTCTGTCAAGGATGGGATCCTACTGGCCACTGGCCTTCACGTCCACAGGAACAGTGCACACAGCGCTGGAGTTGGGGCAATCTTTGACAG GGCTCACAATGCTGAGGTTGGGGCACTTTTTGACAG AGTTCTGACCGAGCTGGTGAGCAAGATGAGAGACATGCAGATGGACAAGACAGAGCTGGGCTGCCTCAGAGCCATCATTCTTTTCAACCCAG ATGCCAAGGGTTTGTCCAACCCCAGTGAGGTGGAGCTCCTGAGAGAAAGAGTTTATGCCTCTCTGGAGACTTACTGCAAGCAGAAGTACCCGGATCAGCAGGGCAG GTTTGCGAAACTCCTGCTCCGCCTGCCAGCGCTGCGCTCCATCGGCCTGAAGTGCTTGGAGCACCTGTTCTTCTTTAAATTGATCGGGGACACGCCCATCGACACCTTCTTGATGGAGATGCTGGAGGCGCCGCACCAGCTCACCTAG
- the rxrba gene encoding retinoic acid receptor RXR-beta-A isoform X13, which produces MGDSRDCRSPDSSSVSSPPSGQRSPPLAASAATSMTSLPPITTAGVNSPISSIGSPFSVISSSLGSPCLPGTPSVGYGPISSPQINSTVSMSGLHAVSSSDDVKPPLGLKQLSSHSPGPMLSQKRLCSICGDRSSGKHYGVYSCEGCKGFFKRTVRKDLTYTCRDNKDCMVDKRQRNRCQYCRYQKCLAMGMKREAVQEERQRNKEREGEVESTSAVNEEMPVEKILDAEMAVEQKTELHADGSSGGSSPNDPVTNICQAADKQLFTLVEWAKRIPHFSELPLDDQVILLRAGWNELLIASFSHRSISVKDGILLATGLHVHRNSAHSAGVGAIFDRVLTELVSKMRDMQMDKTELGCLRAIILFNPDAKGLSNPSEVELLRERVYASLETYCKQKYPDQQGRFAKLLLRLPALRSIGLKCLEHLFFFKLIGDTPIDTFLMEMLEAPHQLT; this is translated from the exons ATGGGAGACAGTAGAG aTTGCCGCAGCCCGGACAGCTCGTCCGTGTCCTCCCCTCCCTCAGGCCAGCGCTCCCCTCCTCTGGCTGCGTCAGCAGCCACCTCCATGACCTCACTGCCTCCAATAACCACGGCTGGCGTCAACAGCCCCATCAGTAGTATCGGCTCCCCCTTCTCTGTCATCAGCTCGTCGCTGGGTTCACCTTGTCTGCCTGGAACCCCGTCGGTGGGCTATGGCCCCATTAGCAGCCCGCAG ATTAACTCCACCGTCTCCATGTCTGGACTTCATGCCGTGAGCAGCTCAGATGATGTGAAACCGCCGCTAGGATTGAAACAACTCTCCTCTCATAGTCCAGGACCGATGCTTTCCCAAAAACGCCTTTGCTCCATCTGCGGCGACAGATCCTCTG GAAAGCATTACGGAGTCTACAGCTGCGAGGGCTGCAAAGGTTTCTTCAAGAGGACGGTTCGGAAAGACTTGACCTACACCTGTAGAGACAATAAAGACTGTATGGTGGACAAGAGACAGAGGAACCGCTGTCAGTACTGCCGCTACCAGAAATGTTTGGCAATGGGCATGAAGAGAGAAG CTGTccaggaggagaggcagaggaacaAGGAGCGCGAAGGTGAGGTGGAGTCCACCAGTGCAGTTAATGAGGAGATGCCCGTGGAAAAGATTTTGGACGCTGAGATGGCAGTGGAGCAGAAGACAGAGCTCCATGCGGACGGAAGTTCGGGTGGAAGCTCT CCCAACGACCCAGTTACCAACATCTGTCAGGCCGCTGACAAGCAGCTCTTCACTCTGGTGGAGTGGGCCAAGAGGATCCCCCATTTCTCAGAGCTGCCGCTGGACGACCAGGTCATCCTGTTGCGTGCAG GATGGAATGAACTCCTTATTGCCTCCTTCTCCCATCGCTCCATCTCTGTCAAGGATGGGATCCTACTGGCCACTGGCCTTCACGTCCACAGGAACAGTGCACACAGCGCTGGAGTTGGGGCAATCTTTGACAG AGTTCTGACCGAGCTGGTGAGCAAGATGAGAGACATGCAGATGGACAAGACAGAGCTGGGCTGCCTCAGAGCCATCATTCTTTTCAACCCAG ATGCCAAGGGTTTGTCCAACCCCAGTGAGGTGGAGCTCCTGAGAGAAAGAGTTTATGCCTCTCTGGAGACTTACTGCAAGCAGAAGTACCCGGATCAGCAGGGCAG GTTTGCGAAACTCCTGCTCCGCCTGCCAGCGCTGCGCTCCATCGGCCTGAAGTGCTTGGAGCACCTGTTCTTCTTTAAATTGATCGGGGACACGCCCATCGACACCTTCTTGATGGAGATGCTGGAGGCGCCGCACCAGCTCACCTAG
- the rxrba gene encoding retinoic acid receptor RXR-beta-A isoform X15, translated as MTSLPPITTAGVNSPISSIGSPFSVISSSLGSPCLPGTPSVGYGPISSPQINSTVSMSGLHAVSSSDDVKPPLGLKQLSSHSPGPMLSQKRLCSICGDRSSGKHYGVYSCEGCKGFFKRTVRKDLTYTCRDNKDCMVDKRQRNRCQYCRYQKCLAMGMKREVAKMNDRSVQEERQRNKEREGEVESTSAVNEEMPVEKILDAEMAVEQKTELHADGSSGGSSVSGEPNDPVTNICQAADKQLFTLVEWAKRIPHFSELPLDDQVILLRAGWNELLIASFSHRSISVKDGILLATGLHVHRNSAHSAGVGAIFDRAHNAEVGALFDRVLTELVSKMRDMQMDKTELGCLRAIILFNPDAKGLSNPSEVELLRERVYASLETYCKQKYPDQQGSSRFAKLLLRLPALRSIGLKCLEHLFFFKLIGDTPIDTFLMEMLEAPHQLT; from the exons ATGACCTCACTGCCTCCAATAACCACGGCTGGCGTCAACAGCCCCATCAGTAGTATCGGCTCCCCCTTCTCTGTCATCAGCTCGTCGCTGGGTTCACCTTGTCTGCCTGGAACCCCGTCGGTGGGCTATGGCCCCATTAGCAGCCCGCAG ATTAACTCCACCGTCTCCATGTCTGGACTTCATGCCGTGAGCAGCTCAGATGATGTGAAACCGCCGCTAGGATTGAAACAACTCTCCTCTCATAGTCCAGGACCGATGCTTTCCCAAAAACGCCTTTGCTCCATCTGCGGCGACAGATCCTCTG GAAAGCATTACGGAGTCTACAGCTGCGAGGGCTGCAAAGGTTTCTTCAAGAGGACGGTTCGGAAAGACTTGACCTACACCTGTAGAGACAATAAAGACTGTATGGTGGACAAGAGACAGAGGAACCGCTGTCAGTACTGCCGCTACCAGAAATGTTTGGCAATGGGCATGAAGAGAGAAG TGGCCAAGATGAACGACAGAT CTGTccaggaggagaggcagaggaacaAGGAGCGCGAAGGTGAGGTGGAGTCCACCAGTGCAGTTAATGAGGAGATGCCCGTGGAAAAGATTTTGGACGCTGAGATGGCAGTGGAGCAGAAGACAGAGCTCCATGCGGACGGAAGTTCGGGTGGAAGCTCTGTAAGTGGGGAG CCCAACGACCCAGTTACCAACATCTGTCAGGCCGCTGACAAGCAGCTCTTCACTCTGGTGGAGTGGGCCAAGAGGATCCCCCATTTCTCAGAGCTGCCGCTGGACGACCAGGTCATCCTGTTGCGTGCAG GATGGAATGAACTCCTTATTGCCTCCTTCTCCCATCGCTCCATCTCTGTCAAGGATGGGATCCTACTGGCCACTGGCCTTCACGTCCACAGGAACAGTGCACACAGCGCTGGAGTTGGGGCAATCTTTGACAG GGCTCACAATGCTGAGGTTGGGGCACTTTTTGACAG AGTTCTGACCGAGCTGGTGAGCAAGATGAGAGACATGCAGATGGACAAGACAGAGCTGGGCTGCCTCAGAGCCATCATTCTTTTCAACCCAG ATGCCAAGGGTTTGTCCAACCCCAGTGAGGTGGAGCTCCTGAGAGAAAGAGTTTATGCCTCTCTGGAGACTTACTGCAAGCAGAAGTACCCGGATCAGCAGGGCAG CTCCAGGTTTGCGAAACTCCTGCTCCGCCTGCCAGCGCTGCGCTCCATCGGCCTGAAGTGCTTGGAGCACCTGTTCTTCTTTAAATTGATCGGGGACACGCCCATCGACACCTTCTTGATGGAGATGCTGGAGGCGCCGCACCAGCTCACCTAG
- the rxrba gene encoding retinoic acid receptor RXR-beta-A isoform X11, with the protein MGDSRDCRSPDSSSVSSPPSGQRSPPLAASAATSMTSLPPITTAGVNSPISSIGSPFSVISSSLGSPCLPGTPSVGYGPISSPQINSTVSMSGLHAVSSSDDVKPPLGLKQLSSHSPGPMLSQKRLCSICGDRSSGKHYGVYSCEGCKGFFKRTVRKDLTYTCRDNKDCMVDKRQRNRCQYCRYQKCLAMGMKREAVQEERQRNKEREGEVESTSAVNEEMPVEKILDAEMAVEQKTELHADGSSGGSSVSGEPNDPVTNICQAADKQLFTLVEWAKRIPHFSELPLDDQVILLRAGWNELLIASFSHRSISVKDGILLATGLHVHRNSAHSAGVGAIFDRVLTELVSKMRDMQMDKTELGCLRAIILFNPDAKGLSNPSEVELLRERVYASLETYCKQKYPDQQGRFAKLLLRLPALRSIGLKCLEHLFFFKLIGDTPIDTFLMEMLEAPHQLT; encoded by the exons ATGGGAGACAGTAGAG aTTGCCGCAGCCCGGACAGCTCGTCCGTGTCCTCCCCTCCCTCAGGCCAGCGCTCCCCTCCTCTGGCTGCGTCAGCAGCCACCTCCATGACCTCACTGCCTCCAATAACCACGGCTGGCGTCAACAGCCCCATCAGTAGTATCGGCTCCCCCTTCTCTGTCATCAGCTCGTCGCTGGGTTCACCTTGTCTGCCTGGAACCCCGTCGGTGGGCTATGGCCCCATTAGCAGCCCGCAG ATTAACTCCACCGTCTCCATGTCTGGACTTCATGCCGTGAGCAGCTCAGATGATGTGAAACCGCCGCTAGGATTGAAACAACTCTCCTCTCATAGTCCAGGACCGATGCTTTCCCAAAAACGCCTTTGCTCCATCTGCGGCGACAGATCCTCTG GAAAGCATTACGGAGTCTACAGCTGCGAGGGCTGCAAAGGTTTCTTCAAGAGGACGGTTCGGAAAGACTTGACCTACACCTGTAGAGACAATAAAGACTGTATGGTGGACAAGAGACAGAGGAACCGCTGTCAGTACTGCCGCTACCAGAAATGTTTGGCAATGGGCATGAAGAGAGAAG CTGTccaggaggagaggcagaggaacaAGGAGCGCGAAGGTGAGGTGGAGTCCACCAGTGCAGTTAATGAGGAGATGCCCGTGGAAAAGATTTTGGACGCTGAGATGGCAGTGGAGCAGAAGACAGAGCTCCATGCGGACGGAAGTTCGGGTGGAAGCTCTGTAAGTGGGGAG CCCAACGACCCAGTTACCAACATCTGTCAGGCCGCTGACAAGCAGCTCTTCACTCTGGTGGAGTGGGCCAAGAGGATCCCCCATTTCTCAGAGCTGCCGCTGGACGACCAGGTCATCCTGTTGCGTGCAG GATGGAATGAACTCCTTATTGCCTCCTTCTCCCATCGCTCCATCTCTGTCAAGGATGGGATCCTACTGGCCACTGGCCTTCACGTCCACAGGAACAGTGCACACAGCGCTGGAGTTGGGGCAATCTTTGACAG AGTTCTGACCGAGCTGGTGAGCAAGATGAGAGACATGCAGATGGACAAGACAGAGCTGGGCTGCCTCAGAGCCATCATTCTTTTCAACCCAG ATGCCAAGGGTTTGTCCAACCCCAGTGAGGTGGAGCTCCTGAGAGAAAGAGTTTATGCCTCTCTGGAGACTTACTGCAAGCAGAAGTACCCGGATCAGCAGGGCAG GTTTGCGAAACTCCTGCTCCGCCTGCCAGCGCTGCGCTCCATCGGCCTGAAGTGCTTGGAGCACCTGTTCTTCTTTAAATTGATCGGGGACACGCCCATCGACACCTTCTTGATGGAGATGCTGGAGGCGCCGCACCAGCTCACCTAG
- the rxrba gene encoding retinoic acid receptor RXR-beta-A isoform X3: MGDSRDCRSPDSSSVSSPPSGQRSPPLAASAATSMTSLPPITTAGVNSPISSIGSPFSVISSSLGSPCLPGTPSVGYGPISSPQINSTVSMSGLHAVSSSDDVKPPLGLKQLSSHSPGPMLSQKRLCSICGDRSSGKHYGVYSCEGCKGFFKRTVRKDLTYTCRDNKDCMVDKRQRNRCQYCRYQKCLAMGMKREVAKMNDRSVQEERQRNKEREGEVESTSAVNEEMPVEKILDAEMAVEQKTELHADGSSGGSSPNDPVTNICQAADKQLFTLVEWAKRIPHFSELPLDDQVILLRAGWNELLIASFSHRSISVKDGILLATGLHVHRNSAHSAGVGAIFDRAHNAEVGALFDRVLTELVSKMRDMQMDKTELGCLRAIILFNPDAKGLSNPSEVELLRERVYASLETYCKQKYPDQQGSSRFAKLLLRLPALRSIGLKCLEHLFFFKLIGDTPIDTFLMEMLEAPHQLT, translated from the exons ATGGGAGACAGTAGAG aTTGCCGCAGCCCGGACAGCTCGTCCGTGTCCTCCCCTCCCTCAGGCCAGCGCTCCCCTCCTCTGGCTGCGTCAGCAGCCACCTCCATGACCTCACTGCCTCCAATAACCACGGCTGGCGTCAACAGCCCCATCAGTAGTATCGGCTCCCCCTTCTCTGTCATCAGCTCGTCGCTGGGTTCACCTTGTCTGCCTGGAACCCCGTCGGTGGGCTATGGCCCCATTAGCAGCCCGCAG ATTAACTCCACCGTCTCCATGTCTGGACTTCATGCCGTGAGCAGCTCAGATGATGTGAAACCGCCGCTAGGATTGAAACAACTCTCCTCTCATAGTCCAGGACCGATGCTTTCCCAAAAACGCCTTTGCTCCATCTGCGGCGACAGATCCTCTG GAAAGCATTACGGAGTCTACAGCTGCGAGGGCTGCAAAGGTTTCTTCAAGAGGACGGTTCGGAAAGACTTGACCTACACCTGTAGAGACAATAAAGACTGTATGGTGGACAAGAGACAGAGGAACCGCTGTCAGTACTGCCGCTACCAGAAATGTTTGGCAATGGGCATGAAGAGAGAAG TGGCCAAGATGAACGACAGAT CTGTccaggaggagaggcagaggaacaAGGAGCGCGAAGGTGAGGTGGAGTCCACCAGTGCAGTTAATGAGGAGATGCCCGTGGAAAAGATTTTGGACGCTGAGATGGCAGTGGAGCAGAAGACAGAGCTCCATGCGGACGGAAGTTCGGGTGGAAGCTCT CCCAACGACCCAGTTACCAACATCTGTCAGGCCGCTGACAAGCAGCTCTTCACTCTGGTGGAGTGGGCCAAGAGGATCCCCCATTTCTCAGAGCTGCCGCTGGACGACCAGGTCATCCTGTTGCGTGCAG GATGGAATGAACTCCTTATTGCCTCCTTCTCCCATCGCTCCATCTCTGTCAAGGATGGGATCCTACTGGCCACTGGCCTTCACGTCCACAGGAACAGTGCACACAGCGCTGGAGTTGGGGCAATCTTTGACAG GGCTCACAATGCTGAGGTTGGGGCACTTTTTGACAG AGTTCTGACCGAGCTGGTGAGCAAGATGAGAGACATGCAGATGGACAAGACAGAGCTGGGCTGCCTCAGAGCCATCATTCTTTTCAACCCAG ATGCCAAGGGTTTGTCCAACCCCAGTGAGGTGGAGCTCCTGAGAGAAAGAGTTTATGCCTCTCTGGAGACTTACTGCAAGCAGAAGTACCCGGATCAGCAGGGCAG CTCCAGGTTTGCGAAACTCCTGCTCCGCCTGCCAGCGCTGCGCTCCATCGGCCTGAAGTGCTTGGAGCACCTGTTCTTCTTTAAATTGATCGGGGACACGCCCATCGACACCTTCTTGATGGAGATGCTGGAGGCGCCGCACCAGCTCACCTAG
- the rxrba gene encoding retinoic acid receptor RXR-beta-A isoform X4: protein MGDSRDCRSPDSSSVSSPPSGQRSPPLAASAATSMTSLPPITTAGVNSPISSIGSPFSVISSSLGSPCLPGTPSVGYGPISSPQINSTVSMSGLHAVSSSDDVKPPLGLKQLSSHSPGPMLSQKRLCSICGDRSSGKHYGVYSCEGCKGFFKRTVRKDLTYTCRDNKDCMVDKRQRNRCQYCRYQKCLAMGMKREVAKMNDRSVQEERQRNKEREGEVESTSAVNEEMPVEKILDAEMAVEQKTELHADGSSGGSSPNDPVTNICQAADKQLFTLVEWAKRIPHFSELPLDDQVILLRAGWNELLIASFSHRSISVKDGILLATGLHVHRNSAHSAGVGAIFDRAHNAEVGALFDRVLTELVSKMRDMQMDKTELGCLRAIILFNPDAKGLSNPSEVELLRERVYASLETYCKQKYPDQQGRFAKLLLRLPALRSIGLKCLEHLFFFKLIGDTPIDTFLMEMLEAPHQLT, encoded by the exons ATGGGAGACAGTAGAG aTTGCCGCAGCCCGGACAGCTCGTCCGTGTCCTCCCCTCCCTCAGGCCAGCGCTCCCCTCCTCTGGCTGCGTCAGCAGCCACCTCCATGACCTCACTGCCTCCAATAACCACGGCTGGCGTCAACAGCCCCATCAGTAGTATCGGCTCCCCCTTCTCTGTCATCAGCTCGTCGCTGGGTTCACCTTGTCTGCCTGGAACCCCGTCGGTGGGCTATGGCCCCATTAGCAGCCCGCAG ATTAACTCCACCGTCTCCATGTCTGGACTTCATGCCGTGAGCAGCTCAGATGATGTGAAACCGCCGCTAGGATTGAAACAACTCTCCTCTCATAGTCCAGGACCGATGCTTTCCCAAAAACGCCTTTGCTCCATCTGCGGCGACAGATCCTCTG GAAAGCATTACGGAGTCTACAGCTGCGAGGGCTGCAAAGGTTTCTTCAAGAGGACGGTTCGGAAAGACTTGACCTACACCTGTAGAGACAATAAAGACTGTATGGTGGACAAGAGACAGAGGAACCGCTGTCAGTACTGCCGCTACCAGAAATGTTTGGCAATGGGCATGAAGAGAGAAG TGGCCAAGATGAACGACAGAT CTGTccaggaggagaggcagaggaacaAGGAGCGCGAAGGTGAGGTGGAGTCCACCAGTGCAGTTAATGAGGAGATGCCCGTGGAAAAGATTTTGGACGCTGAGATGGCAGTGGAGCAGAAGACAGAGCTCCATGCGGACGGAAGTTCGGGTGGAAGCTCT CCCAACGACCCAGTTACCAACATCTGTCAGGCCGCTGACAAGCAGCTCTTCACTCTGGTGGAGTGGGCCAAGAGGATCCCCCATTTCTCAGAGCTGCCGCTGGACGACCAGGTCATCCTGTTGCGTGCAG GATGGAATGAACTCCTTATTGCCTCCTTCTCCCATCGCTCCATCTCTGTCAAGGATGGGATCCTACTGGCCACTGGCCTTCACGTCCACAGGAACAGTGCACACAGCGCTGGAGTTGGGGCAATCTTTGACAG GGCTCACAATGCTGAGGTTGGGGCACTTTTTGACAG AGTTCTGACCGAGCTGGTGAGCAAGATGAGAGACATGCAGATGGACAAGACAGAGCTGGGCTGCCTCAGAGCCATCATTCTTTTCAACCCAG ATGCCAAGGGTTTGTCCAACCCCAGTGAGGTGGAGCTCCTGAGAGAAAGAGTTTATGCCTCTCTGGAGACTTACTGCAAGCAGAAGTACCCGGATCAGCAGGGCAG GTTTGCGAAACTCCTGCTCCGCCTGCCAGCGCTGCGCTCCATCGGCCTGAAGTGCTTGGAGCACCTGTTCTTCTTTAAATTGATCGGGGACACGCCCATCGACACCTTCTTGATGGAGATGCTGGAGGCGCCGCACCAGCTCACCTAG
- the rxrba gene encoding retinoic acid receptor RXR-beta-A isoform X12: MGDSRDCRSPDSSSVSSPPSGQRSPPLAASAATSMTSLPPITTAGVNSPISSIGSPFSVISSSLGSPCLPGTPSVGYGPISSPQINSTVSMSGLHAVSSSDDVKPPLGLKQLSSHSPGPMLSQKRLCSICGDRSSGKHYGVYSCEGCKGFFKRTVRKDLTYTCRDNKDCMVDKRQRNRCQYCRYQKCLAMGMKREAVQEERQRNKEREGEVESTSAVNEEMPVEKILDAEMAVEQKTELHADGSSGGSSPNDPVTNICQAADKQLFTLVEWAKRIPHFSELPLDDQVILLRAGWNELLIASFSHRSISVKDGILLATGLHVHRNSAHSAGVGAIFDRVLTELVSKMRDMQMDKTELGCLRAIILFNPDAKGLSNPSEVELLRERVYASLETYCKQKYPDQQGSSRFAKLLLRLPALRSIGLKCLEHLFFFKLIGDTPIDTFLMEMLEAPHQLT, translated from the exons ATGGGAGACAGTAGAG aTTGCCGCAGCCCGGACAGCTCGTCCGTGTCCTCCCCTCCCTCAGGCCAGCGCTCCCCTCCTCTGGCTGCGTCAGCAGCCACCTCCATGACCTCACTGCCTCCAATAACCACGGCTGGCGTCAACAGCCCCATCAGTAGTATCGGCTCCCCCTTCTCTGTCATCAGCTCGTCGCTGGGTTCACCTTGTCTGCCTGGAACCCCGTCGGTGGGCTATGGCCCCATTAGCAGCCCGCAG ATTAACTCCACCGTCTCCATGTCTGGACTTCATGCCGTGAGCAGCTCAGATGATGTGAAACCGCCGCTAGGATTGAAACAACTCTCCTCTCATAGTCCAGGACCGATGCTTTCCCAAAAACGCCTTTGCTCCATCTGCGGCGACAGATCCTCTG GAAAGCATTACGGAGTCTACAGCTGCGAGGGCTGCAAAGGTTTCTTCAAGAGGACGGTTCGGAAAGACTTGACCTACACCTGTAGAGACAATAAAGACTGTATGGTGGACAAGAGACAGAGGAACCGCTGTCAGTACTGCCGCTACCAGAAATGTTTGGCAATGGGCATGAAGAGAGAAG CTGTccaggaggagaggcagaggaacaAGGAGCGCGAAGGTGAGGTGGAGTCCACCAGTGCAGTTAATGAGGAGATGCCCGTGGAAAAGATTTTGGACGCTGAGATGGCAGTGGAGCAGAAGACAGAGCTCCATGCGGACGGAAGTTCGGGTGGAAGCTCT CCCAACGACCCAGTTACCAACATCTGTCAGGCCGCTGACAAGCAGCTCTTCACTCTGGTGGAGTGGGCCAAGAGGATCCCCCATTTCTCAGAGCTGCCGCTGGACGACCAGGTCATCCTGTTGCGTGCAG GATGGAATGAACTCCTTATTGCCTCCTTCTCCCATCGCTCCATCTCTGTCAAGGATGGGATCCTACTGGCCACTGGCCTTCACGTCCACAGGAACAGTGCACACAGCGCTGGAGTTGGGGCAATCTTTGACAG AGTTCTGACCGAGCTGGTGAGCAAGATGAGAGACATGCAGATGGACAAGACAGAGCTGGGCTGCCTCAGAGCCATCATTCTTTTCAACCCAG ATGCCAAGGGTTTGTCCAACCCCAGTGAGGTGGAGCTCCTGAGAGAAAGAGTTTATGCCTCTCTGGAGACTTACTGCAAGCAGAAGTACCCGGATCAGCAGGGCAG CTCCAGGTTTGCGAAACTCCTGCTCCGCCTGCCAGCGCTGCGCTCCATCGGCCTGAAGTGCTTGGAGCACCTGTTCTTCTTTAAATTGATCGGGGACACGCCCATCGACACCTTCTTGATGGAGATGCTGGAGGCGCCGCACCAGCTCACCTAG